GTGCTAGTGCTCAGTCATCAATCTCCCCTATAATTTTACAATCTATTGCCTACCAAAAAAATCCAAGAATACATTCAAGAGGGAAAAACTATAAAAAGAGAGTGATGTTCTTTGGAGTGAAATCGAACAAATTGTCTTATCTAGTTCTCCTAAATTTAAGATAAATCTCAATCTACTTACATTAGGGAATTTAACTACAATAGACCTTCATACAGCTCTTCTTATAAAATGTGGAATCAAACCATCAAAGATGACAACATTACTTGTAGAAGTAATGGTGCTATTGTTTCGAGAAGAGAAACTCTCTGTATGAAGATCCTTGATGAGAAAAAAGGAGCAAAAGTTATTGATGCGATAATACGCTCATTATAAACATATTACCCCCCCCCCATTGATGATAACGGGAAGATAACGGATGAATTTCCGTCATTTTTCCGTTATCATTTTTCGTCCTTAGCCAACATTTTATAGCTAATTTTGGAAAAAACACTTTAGATATTCAAACTTCATGAAAACCATTTATTACATCCAAATGCTAATAATGACTCTTGTAATGTCATCGTTTCCCTTATCCCTTGCAGCCAACAGCTCAAGTGTTTCTTATACTGTTACATTACAACAGCAGCAGAAACCGACGAAAGATCACAATCAACAACTAGATAAGGATGGTCAAAGAATGCCTGCTCGTCCTGTCGTTGTCTATATTAGTACAACTGAAGGAGTATATAGCTCCTACTTTGACATTGAAGATGTAATATCTTACTCAATACTTGACAGCAATGGTCAGCTCTCATTCTCAACCTATGATGTT
This sequence is a window from Duncaniella dubosii. Protein-coding genes within it:
- a CDS encoding DUF421 domain-containing protein — encoded protein: MKTIYYIQMLIMTLVMSSFPLSLAANSSSVSYTVTLQQQQKPTKDHNQQLDKDGQRMPARPVVVYISTTEGVYSSYFDIEDVISYSILDSNGQLSFSTYDVSDFINYLVSCNGVIGIN